aacaccagaattttgaataaacactttaaatcgCTACAAAGATTTCACGCTTTTATATTGTGAAATATTTAagtgtgtcgcaaaagcgctatggaaacagttTTTCTGCTAATattgtaaacagaagaggaggcgggacatttcttagcgttatactttaaaattatggaacgcagagtgttataaggaatGTTTAacctttcctgtgtctcgtttTCAGACTGTGGTCAGAAGACACAGGGGAGTCTAACTTCACTCCGGGGGCCGCAGCTATCCTCAGCCATCTGGTTAACGCCCTTGCTTTACAGCAGTCATCGATTATGACACTCCGATTTAATTCAACcgctgcaacgtttattttgtTAATCACTAAAAAACGGCATACAGCTAATAATCGATCTGCTCCAGTCACACACGCTCCCTCACTCCGCACATGGTAGAGCAACCAGCACATTCACCcacagttaaagggccacagGGTTGGGCTCATTTATAGTTGTATATGTGTAAttgataaattacaattatggcgtaattatatttgcaataaaagtttaaaaatctgctgctattgtaattgtaattgaattataattgagttcagataatttactttataattgtaattgtcgtggaaattctaaaaaaactgtcaattacaatttaagagaaaaaaagggaATTCCAAGGATTTACTCACTAATCAGGAGTGGAGCAGCCATTTATGAAGTTTATTAAATGAATtcactaaaaccatgataaagtcagtgattctcaatatgtggctctttatgtcttcattttattattattcccccagaaaaccagAAAACCcagaaaactttttaacccgtttttacatttttacttcctttttCCCATTCTTGAccctttttggggttttttttgttttttttttcagagtttAGTTCCTTTTGCCATTAAATATCCCTTTCAcctaattttttgtcattttttgctacttttcatccaaataagcttcctttggcccaataaatatcacttgtttcctttttcctacattttgcctcttttgttccacatttttgccctttttcactattttgttttgtaacattttgctcatttaaggtACCTTAAgacattacataccacctgtttcctcttttttttagaCTCTTTTGCCACCCCTGACCGTTTTGGCCCATTATAGTCACttctcactcttttcttgcccattttgcactattttttgccacatttgttactcatttttcatcattttactcatcactgttagctctttgtttaccttcgtcaaatggctggctgtgattggctgatcaccattcaatcaatctaattggatcaatatgttttcaacaatcaatccctctgtaaaaattGAGGGggatgatttttagttttgatGAAAGTACGGGTGTCGCGTCCCCCCcatcccccacgggtgagacgcTCCTGCcattaataatgttgaaatttttataggtttaaaaaaaaaaaaaaaaaaaaacgtcacagAGAAAGTTTGTTTCATAGATTGCAAAACCTAAAAAGTCACCAAGTGTGAGTGACGTGATGGTCTATAGTTGATGGTTGAAATGAGTGAGTTGTTGCCAACAATCAAGTTGCTGCTGACACATGACTGTGTGAGAATGAAAGCTTTATCTACACATTAACTCATTACATTGTTCTTGGTTGTTAATGTGGCGTCTGATGGAGACATGGTGGGACTCATTAAAACACTCAGTGGAAGCAGAAAAGtatttttacttagttttttctgtgattttcactgaaagttgtggctAAATAATgaagaatgtttatttttgtggttttaatgAAAAGTTCTGAATCCTGCTGAAATGAAATGTGTGTTGGAGTGAAGAGATGTTCCATACTGGGAATattgggaacaaactagaactgGTGTCAAAtccaaggcccggggaccaaatacGGCACTTTAGAGCATCAATGTTGGCCCGCAGGtcaaaattagagaaaacatgaatcattgtttgAAATGaccaagtaattcagttgtagatatctcagcccttccaaatacataaattcaatgaaagtCCATAATAATtacagggctcacagttttcccacatGATGCTTTTATTACACGAtgacagtcttttttttttaatcgcaaattgttgaaaaggaaatctttatcttttccaaaatcctgcaatttggTCACAATCTCAAGGAAATCTAAATATTGGATGTTGTTTGTAACTTACATTACTTTACATTTAtagggcagaataatgttgaaattgcttgttttcctgcgtaaaatctgtggcccacttgagattcaACTCAAGTGGCTCACTTGAGATCCGCATTTGGCCCTGATCTTTGGAtctaaaatatgtttgacacacctcaacaaaaacaaaaatggaatcAAGCCAATCACAAACATCAGAAACCTTGTGTCAATTATCTTGGATTTATACTTTTATACACTACACTAAGGGGATGATTCACTAAGGAGTCTATTCACCCGTCTGGACTCAAGcaggttttttgtgtgtctgcAGTTACGTGCTTCTCTCCtatgcgtattctccggtccaggctgctgacacgcccaccgtgcgtaaggtagaccaaaagcatgtatgtgtgaatgaaggcgggctgaaggaaaggaggcggtaaTGTCATTTTTTCCCAGCGcttggaaatgtcattgtaatctgtcaaaatgataaagttcacttttaatttgaaacaccttcattgatgaacaatgtaacaggttgatttgatcagatttttACTTGATCAGATTATTCCTTGATCAGATTATTCCTTGATCAGATTATTCCTTGATCAGATTATTCCTTGATCAATtattccttgatcatcatcaccttcatcatcatcatcatcataaagcGTGACTGATGAGGAAATAACCCGgccacagagcgtcctgctttaattcagagggatgtttgcagtgaaacagaactattgactttcataatacacagttttaaatgtaACCAGAAACTttgtcaccaaaggatttagggaagcaactgaattaccaccttttatttcagatcttcgTGAATTCGCCCATCAGTCTTTatctcaggggtgtcaaactaaatTTACTTCAGGGGCCAATTATGGACCAGtatgacctcaagtgggccacagatttgagGTGTCaggaaaaaagagcaattttaacattattgttacCTAGTTTTCGATATCAGTAatacaggatcttcacttttgTGGAATTATTTGTGAGAACTTGCATCAGACTGTGGAGGATCTGATTAGCTCATTCAGTTGTATACTGAAACACCCACAGAGTAGGACTGAGCGCTATCGCAGGTAGTCTGAGGCATTGTACtgtctgtaaatatgtatatacagtatatctcctTGCCCCTGCCTGTtgatatgtatatatctatatcctttattgtttttagattatttttagggCCCGAACACGTAAGACCTTAATGTAATGCAAgtcgtttattattattatgatgattattatgattattattattattatttttattataaaaaagatCGCATTTTTGAGGGCCTCAAATTCTCATGAAAATTTGAATGCACATTGTGCAtagcaaaatgactcaatagcgcCCACTTGAAAATTGGCCTTTTGGAATGTAATTGCTCCCAGCTGGGACTgatcatcatcactgtggaggtaggactgatgaacCTACCTTGTGCCGTcgtgcatccaacactgcactgttaaagtacttcacacattcatatttttgttttaaacatacatgtttattgCAGTAGTTGATAAGTTGATTAGTTTCAATTGACTAATCAAAAGAAACTGTGCGCTACATGTCTCAGGAGTGCATGTGCTACCTATAGTTTAGGTATAGTTTGGGTGTAGTTTGGGTATAGTTTAGGTATAGTTTGGGTATAGTATAGGTATAGTTTGGGTGTAGTTTGGATATAGTTTAGGTATAGTTTGGGTATAGTATCAGTATAGTTTGGATGTAGTTTGGATATAGTTTAGGTATAGTTTGGGTGTAGTTGGGGTATAATTTGGGTGTAGTTTGGATATAGTTTGCGTGTAGTTTGGGTATAGTTTGGGTAGAATTTGGGTATAGTTTGGGTGTAGTTTGGGTATAATTTGGGTATAGTTTGGGTGTAGTTTGGGTATAATTTGGGTATAGTTTGGGTGTAGTTGGGGTGTTGTTTGGGTGTAATTTGGGTATAGTTTAGGTATAGTTTGGGTATAGTATCAGTATAGTTTGGATGTAGTTTGGATATAGTTTAGGTATAGTTTGGGTGTAGTTGGGGTATAATTTGGGTGTAGTTTGGATATAGTTTGCGTGTAGTTTGGGTATAGTTTGGGTAGAATTTGGGTATAGTTTGGGTGTAGTTTGGGTATAGTTTGGGTATAATTTGGGTATAGTTTGGGTGTAGTTTGGGTATAATTTGGGTATAATTTGGGTATAGTTTGGGTATAGTTTGGGTGTAGTTGGGGTGTTGTTTGGGTGTAATTTGGGTATAGTTTGGGTATAGTTTGGGTATATTTGGGTATAGTTTGGGTATAGTTTGGGTATAATTTGGGTATAGTTTGGGTGTAGTTTGGGTATATTTGGGTATAGTTTGGATGTAGTTTGGGTGTAGTTTGGGACTGTATACAACTATGAGTCTCTGTGTGAGAGAATATGGCTCAGGACCAAACGAGAGTTCTTGGTAACAGAGTTATGAAAAACCATATGAATTTTTTCTCCTCTACTGTCTTTGCTTCCTCTATCTCTATTCTCTTAtcatcttctctctctctctcacacacactacacacaccacaccacaccccacaaacacacacaccacacaacgcacgcgaacaccacacacacacacacaccaccacacacccacacacacacacacacacacacacacacaacacacacacacacacacaccacccacacacacacaccacacaacaCCTCCTCAAACCTTCTCCTGGTCCCCCCGCTTTGCCCCTTACCCATAATTCTTCTtgttatctctctctctctctctctctccttccctCCCTCATTCATCTCCCCCCCTCTCTCAGAACACTGCATGCACTCAGCACCAGTGCAGATGTGCTGGAGCAGCGTGAGTTTAAATGAAGGGAGAAAAGTTTAGAGAGACTTTAGGTCAACGGTAAATGTGAGGGTGAGAGAACAAACACGAGGAGCAGCAGCATGGGCATTCCTCTTCTCTTCACGTCCCTGTTGTGTTTGCTTCTTGGACTTTCCTCTACGCTGACTCATGAAGACCTGAGAGAAAGGGATGCACTGTGTGATGCCGATGGATGCTTTGTGGTGTACTTCCAGCGTAGAACCTTCCTGCACTCGTGGAGGGCCTGCAAAGAGAAAGGTGGAGACCTGGCAACGGTCAAGCACAACAAAGATGCCACTTCCATCTCCACACTTTTCTCCTCTGTGGATCTGAGGCATGCTCGTACCAAGGTCCAGGTGTGGATCGGACTACAGCGACAGCCCCGGCAGTGTGCGTCTACGCGGCCTCTGCGCGGCTTCTCCTGGACCACGGGGGATCAGGACACACTGTACACCAACTGGCAGAAGGAAGATTCTCCCAGCATGTGTTTGGTGCCTCGGTGTGTGGTGATGAGCTACAGTACTCAGGAGCAGACGGATAACTTCAAGTGGCTGGACAGCTCCTGTTCCACACCTGTGGATGGTTACCTGTGCTACTACACCTACCAGGGCATGTGTCCTGCTCTGTGGAATGAAGGAGCCGGCGACGCTCTCTACACCACCCCATTCAACCTCCTGAGCACCATGCTAACACACGTGCCCCTCGGATCCATGGCTAGCGTACCCTGCGTCTCAAGTGCTCAGGAGGAGTCCGTTTTGTGTATGCTAAGAAAGGACAACTCAGTCGGGTGGTCACAAGAACCACCGCTTTGCTCCGCATTAGCCGTGGTTCAAAACTGGTGTGACCATGATAACGGTGGATGTGAGCACTTCTGCAGACCATCTGGGAGTCACTTCTACTGCGAGTGTGACGATGGGTACCAGCTGGGGGAGGATGCGCAGAGCTGCGAGCTGTTCAATGTTTGCCAAGGCGCCCCATGTGAGTTTGAGTGTCTGCCGCTGTCGGACAGTTTCCGCTGCGCCTGTCCTGATGGATACATGCTGGCACCGGATGAACGGGGCTGCTTGGACGTAGACGAGTGTCTGCAGAGTCCTTGTGAGCAGCTCTGTGAGAACGCTGTGGGCTCTTTCCAGTGCCAGTGCCATAAAGGGTACTACCCTGACGACATGGGGGGCTGCGAGGACATTGACGAGTGCATGAGTGAACCTTGTGAGCATGCCTGTGAGAACACCCAGGGCTCTCATGTCTGCCACTGTCACCTGGGTTATTCTCTGGTCCCGGAGGACCCGAGCCGGTGCCAGGACACCGATGAATGCCAGATTGCTGGGACCTGTGACCAGATGTGTGTGAATTACGAAGGTGGATTTGATTGCTACTGTGAGGAGGGCTTTGAACTCATGCCCGACCACTACTCATGTCAGAAACGGAGTGAAGTAGACCATGGCGCCGCTGTCACCCCTCTTTTTCCTTGGGCCAGCCACCCACCTGGACTGGCCTGGGATCTTGTGGACTACGACTGGAACCCTGAGCAGAGCCACACCAACTGGCctacagaggaggaggaggagcaacGTGTGGAGTGGCTGACGGATCCGCCCAGCATTTCAGAACCAGATGTGATCTGGGTCACCAGAGCCCCTCATGAGGAGTTCCCCATCGATCCTGAGATTATTCCTCTGACACAGGAGAAGGAGAACGGAAACACTGATAATGTGTTGGAATGGGCTACAAGATCACAGTTGCTACAAGATGTTTTCCCTACTCTCTTCCACCCTGCCCCCTTCACCTCCTCCCCCAACTCACCCCCTACCAACTCATTCACCCCACCCTGGTATgaaaaagaggaggaagaggaagctaCTACACCTCTTCCACTCCCTTCCACTTCCACAGTTTCTGGAGGAGCTTGGAATTGGTGGGTGGAGTTTTCTGCTTCCAGTGGAAGCCCCAGTAATCTTCCCGTGGATCCAGAGGGTTCACTGACGGAGGACAATATGTCTACAAAATCCAGCAAGGAGGGGAACGCCACGGTTCCCACTGTACCTCCTACGACCCGGCACACTCTACATGATAGCAGGGGAACCGTCGTTGACGTCTTAGACACAGCCGAGGAGGACAGGGGCCAGAAGAAGAGCCACTCCTGGCTCTTGGTGGGCCTCCTGGTGCCCATCTGCATcctggtggtggtgatggtggcaCTGGGGGCCATCTACTGCATGCGCTGCTCCGTTCAGCCTCAGGATAAGAGAGCCACCGACTGCTACCACTGGATGTCTGGGGCTCATGATCCACAGGGAGCTCAGGGCCCCTCAGCCGGGGTCAAGGCCCACGTATAAACATTGTGACACATTGACATAAACAGACTGGTGGATTCCTGCTCCTTGATTCAGAAACAGACATTGATTCTTCTCAGAAACATCTCTGAGCTGATGTTATTTACACTGACCTCACGGCGCTGTCTGTTTGCTTTAGATTTGCACTAGAACACACACATCaatgcaggggtggactggccatctggtatACTGGGCGTCGTCAtagtgggccggtccggtccACTACGCTTTGTTTTTTgaagagcgagtggaggcagacatggtaacaggtagCCAGAAATggttcaaaagtggcaaaaaacgtgccaagaaaagagtgtgaagtgactaaaatgggccaaaagcagtcaagaggggccaaataaagaggaaacaggtcgtatgtaatggcaaagagtagcttaaatgagaaaaatgtggcaaacaatactGAAAAAGGGctaaatgtgaaacaaaaagaggcgaaatggaggaaaaaaggaaacaactggtatttattgggcaaaagttagcttatttggatgacaagtggccaaaaaattcaagaaaagacaaaaattaaataaaaatgtcaaaatgtacatgcaaaaattgacaaaaaagaggtatttattggcaaaaggagctcaagtctgaaaaaagtgtcagaactttttgaaaaggggcaaaaaatggccaaagaaagttgcaaaatggccaaaggaaaagataaaaaggggttaaaaagttaccccattttaaggttttctgattaaaatgaagacataaagagccacatgttgagaatcactatCAACATGATGTCATTGATAATGTATATTTGTGctggtctggatagaaaatgccagggctgagtTTTTCAACCTCACACAACATCAATCGTCCTGTTTTCGTCACAATTAACTGTGTCAGAAAGAAGTTACCATGGTTACCATGTGGGTCAATGGGTGGGTGAAAGTTCACTACAGGTCACTGgcattttttgtaaatactCAGTCCTTGtatttatatgtgtgttttgcAGTAGCTGTAGAAAGTAATGTTTCAGGTTCTCCAGTGCATCAGTCATTCTAATTTATTAGCTTACGTCACCAATGCTTTAGTGGCTACGTCGGATCAAATCCAGCTGTGTGCAGATGTCACAGCATCACATTACAGCAGGAAAAAtggcatttatattttttaccgAGATGAACAGGGAGGAGTAAAGCCAActtacatttattgttttttttcagagcaATGTTTCATTCCACATCTGATTTAAATCTTTAACTGTGAAATGCATCTGTTTTCTGACTGTGTGAATTAAAAATGTCACAACTTTAGTGTTTTTATGGCTTctctttttcatttataatCTATGGGGCatcaattgtaaagttgcgcatgcaaaaaaaacagcaacttttaaCATTAAACCTAAAAAAAGAATCTAATTCTCATTCACGtcaattatcttttattttggtacttctggaTAATttacatattagctaaatatttaggttCACCTGTgatatttagatataacatttaacatttacatttagatttaaaatttcaTATTTCGATTTAACAGTTAgcattagatttagattaacatttagattatgatttcatatttaacatttagatttagatgaaacatttagatttaacattgacattatatattttatgagaaaagtaaacaaaagtAAAGCATATGTTgcagtaaatctggtcaaaagtattattaaaaaattcacatacattttttttaatgtggtttgttgctaattgttgcaaaaagttgctgtttattttagcacgcGTAACTTTACAATTTGCGCCTTAGTGACTCatggctttttttcttctcttttcttaAATTAAGTTCCCAAGATATGGCTTGCAGACCCTGACCCGTTTCATTCCACATCTGATTTAAATCTTGAAATGCATCTGTTTTCATGACTGTgtgaattaaaaaatgtcacaacTTTAGAGTTTTTATGGCTTCTTCATTTGATTCATAATCTATGGGGCGtggattgtaaagttgtgcatgctaaaataaacagaaacttttcacaacatttagcaacaaaaaacatggaaaaaacgtatgtgaatttattttatgttacttttgactagAATTACTGCGATACTTGTTACATtggtaatatttacaaaatatatgATGTCAatgttacaattaaataaatgttacaaatgttaaatcaaaatgttaaatattaaatctaaatgttaaatttaaatattaaatcaaaatctaagtGTTTAATCGAAATccaaatgttatatctaaattttaaataccAAATCTAAATgagaaatctaaatgttacatttatatctaaatgttaaatcaaaatgtttacataaaaaaattaaatctaaatgcaaaatgttaaatctgaatgttaaatctaaatgttaaatttaattctcatttgtgtcaatgattttttactttggtacttctggtgaatttgcttGTAAgctacatttaacatttggatttagattcaacatttagatttagatttaacagatTTAACATctaatattttgatttaacagttagcattagatttagattaacattttgatcatgatttattatttaacatttagatttagatgtaacatttgatttagatgtaacattttgatttaacattgacattatattttttacaagtacataaagtaaataaagtaaatattgcagtaaatctggtcaaaagtaaataaaaaatttcacatccggtttgttgctaaatgttgcaaaaagttgcaaatgtttattttagcatgagcAACCTTACAATCACCGCCCCATAATAATCCTTTAAAATAAGTTGAAAAAGTAAGTGAACAATACGATAAAAGTGACTCGTGGttacttctatttttttattattgtttgggtttaaaaaaaattaagttcccAAGTTATGGATCTCAGACCCTGACTCGGTCCTAAGATGTTTATTAAGTACTGATTTAT
This window of the Gouania willdenowi chromosome 18, fGouWil2.1, whole genome shotgun sequence genome carries:
- the cd248a gene encoding CD248 molecule, endosialin a — protein: MGIPLLFTSLLCLLLGLSSTLTHEDLRERDALCDADGCFVVYFQRRTFLHSWRACKEKGGDLATVKHNKDATSISTLFSSVDLRHARTKVQVWIGLQRQPRQCASTRPLRGFSWTTGDQDTLYTNWQKEDSPSMCLVPRCVVMSYSTQEQTDNFKWLDSSCSTPVDGYLCYYTYQGMCPALWNEGAGDALYTTPFNLLSTMLTHVPLGSMASVPCVSSAQEESVLCMLRKDNSVGWSQEPPLCSALAVVQNWCDHDNGGCEHFCRPSGSHFYCECDDGYQLGEDAQSCELFNVCQGAPCEFECLPLSDSFRCACPDGYMLAPDERGCLDVDECLQSPCEQLCENAVGSFQCQCHKGYYPDDMGGCEDIDECMSEPCEHACENTQGSHVCHCHLGYSLVPEDPSRCQDTDECQIAGTCDQMCVNYEGGFDCYCEEGFELMPDHYSCQKRSEVDHGAAVTPLFPWASHPPGLAWDLVDYDWNPEQSHTNWPTEEEEEQRVEWLTDPPSISEPDVIWVTRAPHEEFPIDPEIIPLTQEKENGNTDNVLEWATRSQLLQDVFPTLFHPAPFTSSPNSPPTNSFTPPWYEKEEEEEATTPLPLPSTSTVSGGAWNWWVEFSASSGSPSNLPVDPEGSLTEDNMSTKSSKEGNATVPTVPPTTRHTLHDSRGTVVDVLDTAEEDRGQKKSHSWLLVGLLVPICILVVVMVALGAIYCMRCSVQPQDKRATDCYHWMSGAHDPQGAQGPSAGVKAHV